The genome window TGTGGCAGGTTGCTAGACAGCACCACTGCTTTACCGACCTCAAGGCACTGGCGCAGTGGGCCCAGCTCGGTCCGAGTTCGCAGGAGGCACTTCTGAACAACTGGGCTAGTGACCAGCTTGCCGCGGCGGTGGAGTATAACCAGCGTTTTCCTTATATTACGATTATGGATGATGACTACCCGGACCAGCTGCGGGAGACTTACTGCCCACCCCTAGTCTTGTTTTACACTGGGCGGTTGGAATTGCTCAAAAATCCACTCTTAGCAGTGGTTGGTGCCCGGGACATGTCTAGTTACGGTGAAACGGTTTTACGGGGGCTGATTCCCCAGCTTGCCAAACGGCAGGTTACCGTCGTGAGCGGCCTTGCCAAGGGGGTTGACGGGATGAGTCACCGGCTCGCCCTGGCTAATGATGGTCCGACCATTGGAGTAGTCGGTTGTGGCCTGGATCGGGTATATCCCACCGAAAACCGGCAGTTGCAGGAAACAGTGGCCCAGCGTGGCTTAGTTATCTCTGAGTATGGTCGCGGCGAGCCGCCCCTGGCCTACCATTTTCCGGAGCGCAACAGGATTATTGCGGGCTTAGCCTCAACCGTGCTGGTAATTGAGGCCAAGAAGCGCAGCGGGAGTTTGATCACTGCTAATTTAGCCCTGGAGGAAAACAGGACCGTCTGTGCGGTTCCTGGTCGGATTGACACCAGCCGGTCGATGGGGTGTAACGAGCTGATCGCAGCCGGTGCCAAACCGATTCTTCGGGTTCAGGATATTTTGGACGAGTTCTTACTTTGATTAAGCGTGAACCTTGCATTTATTATGAAATTACCATAAAATCAATTTTTGCATTTGACAGAGTACTGTTCCATGTAATAATAGATATGTATTAATGAAGAAAAAATATTAAATGTGAGGAGCCTGTTTATGGCAACCAAAACCGCTAAAAAAACAACGAAGGCTACCGCGACGAAAAAGAAGACGACGCGGCGCCGCTCAAAAGTAAAGAAAAATCTTGTAATTGTCGAATCACCGTCGAAGGCTAAAACGATTGGCCGCTTTTTGGGGCGCTCCTATAAGGTCGTTGCTAGTCTAGGCCACGTTCGCGACTTGCCGAAGAGCCGGATGGGAGTTGATATTGAACACGACTACCAGCCTGACTATATTTCCATCCGGGGGAAGGGTGACGTCATTAAGGAGTTGCGTAAGGATGCGAAGAACGCTAAGGCGGTCTACCTGGCATCTGACCCCGACCGGGAGGGGGAAGCAATTGCCTGGCACGTTTCCAATATTTTGAAACTAGATGATGACCAGAAGAACCGGGTAACCTTTAACGAAATTACCAAGGATGCGGTTAAGAACGCTTTTAAGGAACCGCGGACTATTAACATGGACCTGGTCGATGCCCAGCAGGCACGGCGGGTGCTGGACCGGTTAGTAGGTTATTCTATCAGTCCAATCCTGTGGAAGAAGGTTAAGAAGGGACTGAGTGCCGGCCGGGTGCAGTCCGTTGCCCTTAACCTGATTATCCAACGGGAAAATGAAATCCGTAATTTCAAACCCGAAGAGTACTGGACGATTGACGCCGAATTTAAGCACGGCCGGGATAAGTTTACCGCTGCCTTCTACGGTGAAAATGATAAGAAGGTCAAGCTCAGTAATAACGAGGATGTTCAACGGATCTTGGGTAAGCTCGATAAGAAGCAGGACTTTGCTATTACCAAGGTTACGCGGAAGGAACGGCGGCGCCAACCACAACCGCCGTACACAACGTCAACGATGCAGCAGGACGCTAACCGGCGGCTGAACTTCCGGACCCGGAAGACGATGATGGCTGCGCAGATGCTTTATGAAGGAATTGACATTAAGCAGGGAGCCCCTGTCGGCCTCATCACCTATATGCGGACGGACTCCACCCGAATTGCCTCGATTGCTAAGCACGAGGCCTCGCAATTTATTCATGAGCAGTATGGTGGTGAATACGCGGCGGTCAAGCCGGTTAAGGGGAAGTTGCCAGAAGGGGCTCAGGACGCCCACGAAGCAATTCGGCCAACCTCGGTTCACCGAACACCAGCCAAAATGAAACCCTACCTGACCAACGACCAGTACAAGCTATACAGCCTGATTTGGGCGCGCTTTGTCGCCAGCCAGATGACCCCTGAAGTAATTGATACGATGAACGTCAACCTGGAACAGAACGGGGTTGACTTCCGTGCCAATGGTTCCAAGGTCAAGTTCCTAGGCTTTACCAAGGTCTACAAGCGGGGCGATGATAAGGATAACGTCCTTCCCGAATTGAATGAGGGGGACCAAGCGCAAATGGTCAGTGATGAGCCGGCCCAGCACTTTACCCAGCCACCGGCTCGTTACACAGAAGCGGCCCTCATCAAGACCTTGGAAAGCAATGGGGTCGGCCGGCCATCGACCTACGCACCGACCCTGGACACAATCCAGCGGCGGTACTATGTTCGGCTCGTATCCCGGCACTTTGAACCGACGGAACTGGGGGAAATTGTCAATAAGATTATTGAAAAACAGTTCCCCGACATCGTTAACGCCCAGTTTACGGCGGACGTCGAGGGTGAACTAGACCAAGTTGAAGAAGGGAAACAAAACTGGATTAAGGTGGTCGACAGCTTCTACCAGCCATTCTCTAAGGAAGTCCATAATGCCGAAGAGCAGGTTGCCAAGATCCAGATGAAGGATGAACTGGCCGGCATCGACTGTGATATTTGTGGAGCGCCGATGATCATCAAGATGGGCCGGTATGGTAAGTTTTACGCCTGCTCGCGCTTCCCTAACTGCCGGAATACCAAGGCCATCGTCAAGGATACTGGGGTGACCTGCCCGGTCTGCAAGAAGGGAACGGTCGTGGAACGGAAGTCCAAGAAGAACCGGGTCTTCTACGGATGCTCCCGCTATCCTGACTGTGACTTTGTTTCCTGGGACCGCCCAATTGGCCGTGACTGCCCTAAGGATGGTCACTTCTTAGTTGAAAAGAAGGTTAAGGGGGGCAAACAGGTTATTTGTCCAAACGGTGATTACGAAGAAGCCGTTCAGAAATAAGGTAAAACCAGTAAAACTTGGCGATAAAAGTTTTACTGGTTTTTACTTTGAAAGAATTGAAAGCGCTTCGTAATTCTGCTATTGTGCAAGGGAAAGGGTTTGTATATACTAAGTGTTAAACGTTTATCAATGAAAGGGAGAAACACGATGATTACTCTGCAAAATGACGTCTTAGCGGTTGAAATTAATGAACTCGGTGCCCAACTGCACAGTATTAAACGCCGGGACAATGGGCTGGAATACCTATGGCAAGGAGATGCTCGTAGTTGGGGACGGCAAGCGCCCATCCTTTTCCCGTTCGTTGGCCGGTTGAAGGATGACCAGTATGAGTTTGACCACCAAATTTATCACCAGGGTCAGCACGGTTTTGCCCGGGACCGTCAATTCGCGGTGGTTAACCAAGATGGTGAACAGGTAGTGCTGGAACAGCGCTCTGACGACGAGACGCGGCAGGTTTTTCCTTTTGAATTTATTTTACGGGTCCACTACCAGTTAGTTGCCGCCCAGCTCCAGGTAAGCTATGAGGTCATTAATCCGGCAGACCGTTCATTAATTTACGCGATTGGGGCTCATCCCGGCTTCAATATGCCGTTAACACCAACCGGAGATTTTAATAATATTAAGTTTACGGTTAGCCCGGCGGAGGAATATTCCCGGATTGTCCTGGAGGGACCCTATAACGATTCTGGACACCCGCGGCTGATTGATATGACCACGGGCTTCAAACTTGACCACCAGTTGTTTGCCCATGACGCAATCATTTTCAAGACCGGGGGAATGGACTTTGCGGCGACGCTGACCGATTTGGCAACGGATCATGGAGTGACCGTTTCAACTAAGGAAACCCAGTACGTGGGACTTTGGTCAGCCTACCCGGCCAAGGCGAACTTTGCCTGCATCGAACCCTGGTGGGGAATTGCTGATAACGTCGCGACAGACGGTCTGCTTCTCCATAAGCAGGGGATGTCGCGGTTGGCACCGGGCGCAAGCAAGCAGTACCACTTTAGTATCAAGCCATTCTAAACAAGCTAGTAATCAACAAAAAGGGAAGCAAAATCTGGTTTGGATTTTGCTTCCCTTTTTAATTGCGATTAGTTATGCGTCTTAACCTCCTATTTCTTACGGTTCTTTTCTCGCAGGTAATGCCCCAGTCCAAAGTGAACCATCGACTCTTTGCCAGTGATGATTCGCTTGATATTTCCCTTGTGCCGGTAGACTACCAGAACTGTCAAAATACCAGCGACGAGTGAGAGAATCAGGTCTCGCTCGCAAAGGGCAATGATGAAAATTGAGGTGATCCCGACGATGCTAGCAGCACTCGCCATCGACGTCAGGAGAAGGGTGCCGATAAAAATCAGGCAGGCAATGCCAAACAGCGGCGGGTTATATGCCAGCAAGATCCCTGCACTAGTCGCCACCGCTTTGCCGCCGTGAAAGTGGTCGAAAATGGAAACCGTGTGGCCGAGTGAGGCGAAGAGCCCAATCAGAAGCGGGTTGACGCTGTGGCTAACCCCCAGCAGGTAGGGCTGACTGGCGGCTAGGGTTCCCTTGAGGACGTCCATGAAGAGGACGACGGTACCAGCTGCCGGGCCTAGCGTACGGAAGGTGTTAGTGGTACCGATGTTGCCACTCCCCAGCTTTCGAATGTCCTTGTGGTAGAAAATACGCCCGATCCATAAGCCTGACGGGATAGAACCGAGCAAGTAGGCGATGATAATCATCCCCCATATTTCGAACGTCATCTTTAATTCACCTCAATAATGTGCTTGTCAAAGTATTAGGATACCATGAATTCTAGTCTGACGGTAGTTTCTCAGGCTAAAAATGAGATTGGAGTTTGCGAAATAGCTTTAATTTGAGTTATTATCAATATTGTAACAATTTATCGGCGCTGCTGGCTAGGATTGCCAAGCACTAGCAGTCATGATAAAATTCAACTATCGAACATCTGTTCAAAATGCGATATGGGAGGTCATTTTGTGACCACGAAGAAAGTAAAATACGATGAATCATCAATCCAGGTCTTGAAGGGTCTGGAAGCCGTTCGCAAGCGGCCGGGAATGTATATCGGCTCGACCGATAGCCGGGGGTTGCACCACTTAGTTTACGAAATCGTCGATAACGCGGTGGATGAAGCTCTTTCCGGCTATGGTGACGAAATTAACGTGACCATTGAGGCTGACAATTCGATTACGGTTCAGGATCATGGTCGGGGGATGCCCGTGGGGATGCACGCCTCGGGTAAGCCCACGCCTGAAGTTATCATGACGGTCCTCCATGCTGGTGGTAAGTTTGGTCAGGCCGATGGCTACAAGACCTCTGGTGGTCTGCACGGGGTTGGGGCTTCGGTAGTGAACGCCCTGTCAACCAACTTAACGTTGACGATTGTGCGGGACCATGTTCGCTACCAGGAAAAGTTTAAGAATGGTGGGCAACCAGTTGGGACCCTGAAAAAGCTGGGCAAGACCCGGGCGGATAGCGGGACAACTGTAACCTTTAAGCCTGATCCGGCAATTTTTACAACCACAACTTACGACTATAATACTTTGGCAAACCGTCTGCGGGAATCGGCATTCCTGCTCAAGGGAATCAAGATTGTCCTGGCTGACAAGCGTCCGGGCCAGGAGCAGGAAAACGTTTTCCAATTTAATGACGGAATCCAGGAGTTCGTTTCTTACCTCAACGAGGGGAAAGACACCCTGGGCAAGACCCTTTACTTTGATGGTAAGGATCAAGGAGTCGAGGTCGAAGTCGCTGCTCAGTACAATGACGGTTATTCCGAAAACCTGCTTTCCTTTGTCAACAACGTGCGGACGCCAGACGGTGGGACCCACGAAGCAGGATTTCGCAGCGCCTGGACCAAGACTTTTAATGAGTATGCCAAACGGGTTGGCCTCCTGAAGGCTAACGACAAGAACCTCGAGGGTAGCGACGTCCGGGAGGGATTGACAGCGGTCATCTCAGTCCGCATTCCAGAACGGCTCCTCCAGTTTGAGGGCCAAACCAAAGATAAGCTGGGAACACCGGAAGCCCGCAAAATCGTCGATACGATCGTTAGCGAGCAGCTCAACTATGCCCTGATGGAAAATGGCGACTTCGCCCAGATGCTAATCAGAAAGGCGCTGAAAGCTCGGGAAGCCCGGGAGGCGGCGCGGAAGGCCCGCAACCAGGCCCGGGGTGGAAAACGGAAGAGCCGGAAGGAACGAAACCTGTCCGGTAAGCTCACTCCTGCCCAGTCGAAGAACGCTAACAAAAATGAACTCTTCCTGGTCGAAGGGGATTCTGCCGGCGGGTCGGCTAAGCAAGGCCGTGACCGGAAGTACCAGGCAATCCTGCCCCTTCGTGGAAAGGTGCTGAACACCGAAAAGGCGAAGCTCGACGACGTGCTGAAAAACGAAGAGCTGAATACGATCATCTATACCGTCGGCGCCGGTGCCGGATCCGAATTTGACGTTGACGACTCCAACTACGACAAGATCATTATCATGACCGATGCCGATGATGATGGGGCCCATATTCAAATCCTCCTGCTGACCTTCTTCTACAAGTATATGCGGCCGATGATCGAGGCGGGCAAGGTCTACATTGCCCTGCCACCCCTCTACCTTCTCCGGCAGGGAAAAGGCGCGAAGACGAAGATTACCTACGCTTGGACCAACGATGAGCTAACTAAGCTGACTAAGCGGATGGGCAAGACGGCCCAGTTGCAGCGGTTTAAGGGGCTGGGGGAAATGAACGCCGACCAGCTCTGGGAAACAACGATGAATCCGGAAACGCGGACGCTGATCCGGGTACGGATTGAAGACGCCGAGTTGGCAGAACGGCGGGTGACGACCCTGATGGGGAATAAAGTGGAACCGCGGCGGGAGTGGATTGAAGAAAACGTTCAATTTACCCTGAGTGACGACCAGGAATCCGATGAGTTAGTTGCCAGCAAGAAGCACCTTAACCAATAAGTGAGAGGAAGGAATCAGTTTCGTGAGAGACGCAAAAATTGAAACAATGTCGCTTGAACGGCTCATGGGTGAGCGGTTCGGCCGTTATTCAAAATCCATCATTCAGGAGCGAGCCCTGCCAGATATCCGTGATGGCCTCAAGCCGGTTCAGCGGCGGATCTTGTACGCGATGAATAAGGATGACAATACCTATGACAAGGGCTTTCGGAAGTCCGCCAAGTCCGTCGGGAACGTCATGGGGAACTTTCACCCCCACGGGGACAGTTCCATCTACGAAGCGCTGGTTCGGCTCAGTCAGGACTGGAAGCTCCGTGAACCACTGGTCGAAATGCACGGTAACAACGGTTCGATGGACGGGGACCCGGCCGCTGCCATGCGGTACACCGAAGCCCGGTTAAGCAAAATTGCCGGCCTGATGCTCCAGGATATTGACAAGGACACGGTCGAAATGACCCTGAACTTCGATGATACCGAAAAGGAGCCCACCGTCTTGCCGGCCCGGATTCCCAACCTGCTCGTCAACGGGGCGACCGGGATTTCCGCTGGGTATGCGACCGAAATCCCGACCCACAACCTGGGCGAGGTGCTCGACGCCTTGATCTACCTCATCAAGCACCCCGACGCCAGTTTGGAGAAGCTGATGGAGTTTATCCCCGGCCCCGACTTCCCGACCGGTGGAATCGTGCAGGGAGCTGATGGCATTAAGAAAGCATACCAGACCGGTCGCGGCCGGATCGTTGTCCGGGCCAAGACGGAAATCGAAACCCTGCGCGGCGGGCGCCAGCAGATTAACGTGACGGAGATTCCGTACGAAGTTAACAAGGCCCAGCTGGTTAAACGGATTAACGACCTCCGCTTAGCCAAGAAGGTGGAAGGAATCGTTGAAGCGCGGGACGAAACCGACCGGAGCGGCTTGCAGATCGCAATTGAGCTCAAGCGGAACGCCAACGCAAACGGGATCTTGAACTACCTCCTGAAAAACACTGACCTGCAGATCAATTACAACTTCAATATGGTGGCAATTGATGACCAGCGGCCAATGCGGGTCGGTTTGAAGCACATTCTGACCTCTTACCTGGCCTTTCAAAAAGAGGTCGTCCGGCGGCGGACCAGCTATAACCTTGATAAGGCCCAGCGCCGGCTTCACATTGTCGAGGGGTTAATCAAGGCCCTGTCCATCCTCGACCGGGTCATTAAGACTATCCGGGCCAGCAAGAACCGGAAGGATGCCAAGCAGAACCTGATTGACCAGTACGCCTTTACCGATGTCCAGGCCGAAGCAATCGTAACCCTGCAGCTGTACCGGTTGACCAACACCGACGTCACGGAGTTAGAGGATGAACAGCAGCACCTGACCGACCTGATTGACGAATACCAGTTGATCCTGAGCGACGACGAAGAACTGTCGAAGGTGGTTCGCCGGGAAATGCAGGCGGTCAAAAAGGAGTTTGGTAACCCGCGGCGTACCCAGATTGAAAACCAGGTTGAGAAACTGGAAATCGATACTAAGGTCACGGTGGCTAACGAAGACGTGGTGGTACTTGTTTCCCATGCTGGCTACATCAAGCGGAGCAGTATCCGGTCCTTTAAGGCCTCTTCACTGGACGAAGATGGCCTGCGGGAGGACGACTACCCGCTGCTGATTACCCAAACCAATACCCTGGCCCACCTCTTCATGTTTACGAACCGGGGTCATGTGATTTACCGGCCGGTCCACGAACTGGCGGACGTCCGCTGGAAGGATACCGGGGAGCATATTTCGCAGACAATCGGCCTTGCGGAGAACGAAGAAATTATCAAGGCGATGGTCTTTGACAAACTTGACTTGCCGGGATCCTTTATTTTCGGGACGTCTGACGGCCAGGTTAAACAGTCTGCCTACAAGGACTACCAACCAGGGTCTCGCTACAAGAGCCATGCCAGCATGGCGGTAAAACTCAAGAGTGCTGACGCTACGGTGGTCAGTGTGGACTACTACGAACCGACGAATGAAAACCGCTCCCTCCTGGCAATCAGCCGGGAAGGGTATGCGGTCCGCTTTGACGTGGCCGACGTCCCAGTTACGGGACTGCGCACGGCCGGTGTACGAGCAATTAATTTGAAGGATGACGATGCTTTAGTTGACCTGGTACTGGTTAAGGATGGTCAACGGGTCGCCTCAATTACTCAGCGCGGGGCCTTTAAGGAAATGCCGATTGACGAGATTGCGGTCGGTGCCCGGGC of Limosilactobacillus oris contains these proteins:
- the parE gene encoding DNA topoisomerase IV subunit B — protein: MGGHFVTTKKVKYDESSIQVLKGLEAVRKRPGMYIGSTDSRGLHHLVYEIVDNAVDEALSGYGDEINVTIEADNSITVQDHGRGMPVGMHASGKPTPEVIMTVLHAGGKFGQADGYKTSGGLHGVGASVVNALSTNLTLTIVRDHVRYQEKFKNGGQPVGTLKKLGKTRADSGTTVTFKPDPAIFTTTTYDYNTLANRLRESAFLLKGIKIVLADKRPGQEQENVFQFNDGIQEFVSYLNEGKDTLGKTLYFDGKDQGVEVEVAAQYNDGYSENLLSFVNNVRTPDGGTHEAGFRSAWTKTFNEYAKRVGLLKANDKNLEGSDVREGLTAVISVRIPERLLQFEGQTKDKLGTPEARKIVDTIVSEQLNYALMENGDFAQMLIRKALKAREAREAARKARNQARGGKRKSRKERNLSGKLTPAQSKNANKNELFLVEGDSAGGSAKQGRDRKYQAILPLRGKVLNTEKAKLDDVLKNEELNTIIYTVGAGAGSEFDVDDSNYDKIIIMTDADDDGAHIQILLLTFFYKYMRPMIEAGKVYIALPPLYLLRQGKGAKTKITYAWTNDELTKLTKRMGKTAQLQRFKGLGEMNADQLWETTMNPETRTLIRVRIEDAELAERRVTTLMGNKVEPRREWIEENVQFTLSDDQESDELVASKKHLNQ
- the parC gene encoding DNA topoisomerase IV subunit A → MRDAKIETMSLERLMGERFGRYSKSIIQERALPDIRDGLKPVQRRILYAMNKDDNTYDKGFRKSAKSVGNVMGNFHPHGDSSIYEALVRLSQDWKLREPLVEMHGNNGSMDGDPAAAMRYTEARLSKIAGLMLQDIDKDTVEMTLNFDDTEKEPTVLPARIPNLLVNGATGISAGYATEIPTHNLGEVLDALIYLIKHPDASLEKLMEFIPGPDFPTGGIVQGADGIKKAYQTGRGRIVVRAKTEIETLRGGRQQINVTEIPYEVNKAQLVKRINDLRLAKKVEGIVEARDETDRSGLQIAIELKRNANANGILNYLLKNTDLQINYNFNMVAIDDQRPMRVGLKHILTSYLAFQKEVVRRRTSYNLDKAQRRLHIVEGLIKALSILDRVIKTIRASKNRKDAKQNLIDQYAFTDVQAEAIVTLQLYRLTNTDVTELEDEQQHLTDLIDEYQLILSDDEELSKVVRREMQAVKKEFGNPRRTQIENQVEKLEIDTKVTVANEDVVVLVSHAGYIKRSSIRSFKASSLDEDGLREDDYPLLITQTNTLAHLFMFTNRGHVIYRPVHELADVRWKDTGEHISQTIGLAENEEIIKAMVFDKLDLPGSFIFGTSDGQVKQSAYKDYQPGSRYKSHASMAVKLKSADATVVSVDYYEPTNENRSLLAISREGYAVRFDVADVPVTGLRTAGVRAINLKDDDALVDLVLVKDGQRVASITQRGAFKEMPIDEIAVGARARRGELVLHRLKSHPHKIADFLAYDADFAGTFEIITDRPQFQDVAVTDHHLGSIKSNGTFVIDTETQGTPVKIRVKETNILHEGEQEPPLRN
- the topA gene encoding type I DNA topoisomerase, producing MATKTAKKTTKATATKKKTTRRRSKVKKNLVIVESPSKAKTIGRFLGRSYKVVASLGHVRDLPKSRMGVDIEHDYQPDYISIRGKGDVIKELRKDAKNAKAVYLASDPDREGEAIAWHVSNILKLDDDQKNRVTFNEITKDAVKNAFKEPRTINMDLVDAQQARRVLDRLVGYSISPILWKKVKKGLSAGRVQSVALNLIIQRENEIRNFKPEEYWTIDAEFKHGRDKFTAAFYGENDKKVKLSNNEDVQRILGKLDKKQDFAITKVTRKERRRQPQPPYTTSTMQQDANRRLNFRTRKTMMAAQMLYEGIDIKQGAPVGLITYMRTDSTRIASIAKHEASQFIHEQYGGEYAAVKPVKGKLPEGAQDAHEAIRPTSVHRTPAKMKPYLTNDQYKLYSLIWARFVASQMTPEVIDTMNVNLEQNGVDFRANGSKVKFLGFTKVYKRGDDKDNVLPELNEGDQAQMVSDEPAQHFTQPPARYTEAALIKTLESNGVGRPSTYAPTLDTIQRRYYVRLVSRHFEPTELGEIVNKIIEKQFPDIVNAQFTADVEGELDQVEEGKQNWIKVVDSFYQPFSKEVHNAEEQVAKIQMKDELAGIDCDICGAPMIIKMGRYGKFYACSRFPNCRNTKAIVKDTGVTCPVCKKGTVVERKSKKNRVFYGCSRYPDCDFVSWDRPIGRDCPKDGHFLVEKKVKGGKQVICPNGDYEEAVQK
- the dprA gene encoding DNA-processing protein DprA; this encodes MMSIRKFLLQLNLCRGIGQVSKVRLWQVARQHHCFTDLKALAQWAQLGPSSQEALLNNWASDQLAAAVEYNQRFPYITIMDDDYPDQLRETYCPPLVLFYTGRLELLKNPLLAVVGARDMSSYGETVLRGLIPQLAKRQVTVVSGLAKGVDGMSHRLALANDGPTIGVVGCGLDRVYPTENRQLQETVAQRGLVISEYGRGEPPLAYHFPERNRIIAGLASTVLVIEAKKRSGSLITANLALEENRTVCAVPGRIDTSRSMGCNELIAAGAKPILRVQDILDEFLL
- a CDS encoding aldose 1-epimerase family protein, giving the protein MITLQNDVLAVEINELGAQLHSIKRRDNGLEYLWQGDARSWGRQAPILFPFVGRLKDDQYEFDHQIYHQGQHGFARDRQFAVVNQDGEQVVLEQRSDDETRQVFPFEFILRVHYQLVAAQLQVSYEVINPADRSLIYAIGAHPGFNMPLTPTGDFNNIKFTVSPAEEYSRIVLEGPYNDSGHPRLIDMTTGFKLDHQLFAHDAIIFKTGGMDFAATLTDLATDHGVTVSTKETQYVGLWSAYPAKANFACIEPWWGIADNVATDGLLLHKQGMSRLAPGASKQYHFSIKPF
- the plsY gene encoding glycerol-3-phosphate 1-O-acyltransferase PlsY: MTFEIWGMIIIAYLLGSIPSGLWIGRIFYHKDIRKLGSGNIGTTNTFRTLGPAAGTVVLFMDVLKGTLAASQPYLLGVSHSVNPLLIGLFASLGHTVSIFDHFHGGKAVATSAGILLAYNPPLFGIACLIFIGTLLLTSMASAASIVGITSIFIIALCERDLILSLVAGILTVLVVYRHKGNIKRIITGKESMVHFGLGHYLREKNRKK